The Niastella koreensis GR20-10 genome includes a window with the following:
- a CDS encoding nuclear transport factor 2 family protein, whose protein sequence is METTTNKTEVEAETQSILLPINDYLEGRPVKDIERLRRAFHPDAYIRMVMEGKLVQWTVPQYLDAVKTAALQECQSEVLSYSWDGDTASAHVQLTFPTFRFIDRFNLVKLDGKWLFMDKISYRQPL, encoded by the coding sequence ATGGAAACTACAACAAACAAGACCGAAGTAGAAGCAGAAACCCAGTCCATTCTTCTTCCCATAAACGATTATCTTGAAGGCCGTCCTGTTAAAGACATCGAAAGACTGCGGCGCGCCTTTCACCCAGATGCTTACATAAGGATGGTTATGGAGGGAAAACTGGTTCAGTGGACGGTGCCGCAATACCTCGATGCGGTTAAAACGGCTGCATTACAGGAATGCCAGTCCGAAGTCCTTTCCTATTCCTGGGATGGGGATACCGCGTCTGCGCATGTGCAATTGACTTTCCCCACTTTTCGGTTTATTGATCGGTTTAACCTCGTAAAGTTAGACGGGAAATGGCTGTTTATGGATAAGATCTCTTATCGCCAACCGCTGTAG
- a CDS encoding helix-turn-helix domain-containing protein: MNKREDISGFYERIDYPAPERIRADKPHINIFERASCIRAIPFSRRDYYKVTLILGTGRLDYANQSFNIDRPALVFSNPMIPYNWDPHSTNQQGWFCIFNQAFIQQREGLLNDLPMFRIDTDKVFFPDADSVDEIAAFFKAMMRENVENYVHKYDILRNYLHLIVHHALKMQPTRDHDRDLNAAARIANLFLELLNRQFPVDSRQNVLQLRSAKDFAKQLSLHTNHLNRAVKDFTGKTTTEHIAARILLEANDLLRNTDWPIAEIGYCLGFQYPGYFNSFYKKHAGTTPNELRKHAV, translated from the coding sequence ATGAACAAGCGGGAAGATATTTCAGGCTTTTATGAGCGTATCGATTATCCGGCTCCGGAACGGATTCGGGCCGACAAGCCTCATATCAATATTTTTGAGCGGGCATCCTGCATAAGAGCAATCCCATTTTCCCGAAGAGATTATTATAAAGTCACTTTGATATTGGGAACCGGAAGGCTTGATTATGCTAATCAATCTTTTAATATTGATCGCCCAGCTCTCGTGTTTTCAAATCCCATGATCCCTTATAATTGGGATCCTCATTCAACTAATCAGCAAGGATGGTTTTGTATATTCAACCAGGCTTTCATCCAACAAAGGGAAGGATTGCTTAATGATCTGCCGATGTTTCGGATTGACACAGACAAGGTTTTTTTTCCTGATGCAGATAGTGTGGATGAAATAGCTGCTTTCTTTAAAGCTATGATGAGGGAGAATGTGGAGAACTATGTACACAAATATGACATATTACGAAATTACCTTCATTTAATCGTTCATCACGCCTTAAAGATGCAGCCGACCCGGGATCATGACCGTGATTTGAATGCTGCTGCCAGAATAGCCAATTTATTTTTAGAGCTTTTGAATAGGCAATTCCCTGTCGATTCGCGTCAGAATGTGCTTCAACTCCGTTCTGCAAAGGATTTTGCCAAACAGCTTTCGCTACATACGAACCATTTGAACAGGGCGGTCAAAGACTTTACGGGCAAAACAACTACCGAGCACATAGCTGCCAGAATATTGTTGGAAGCCAATGATCTCCTGCGCAATACAGACTGGCCTATTGCGGAGATTGGATACTGCCTTGGGTTCCAGTATCCGGGCTATTTTAATAGTTTTTATAAGAAACATGCCGGTACGACTCCAAATGAACTAAGGAAGCATGCTGTTTGA